TGGCGGTGTGGTCGACACCAGGCGCAGGTTCCAGATGGCCTCGCCGGCGTCGAACAGCCCGGGAGCCAGGCCGACGCGCGGATCCGGGGTGGGCGCGTTCACGCGCAGCGGCGCGAGACCGGCGGGCGCCATCCCGGTGTCGGGGGACTGATAGGCGGAGCAGGCCGGCAGGAGCGCCAGCAGCAGCGCGCACGACAGGAGCGCACCGGGGCGCACGGGGACGCGGTCACGCGTCGATCGCTGGGAGGTCATGTCACTTCCTCATCTCGAGTGGATGTATCCGTCAGAACAGGCGGGTGTCGGGTCAGGCGGGTGGGTCGGAGCGGGGCCGGCGCGTCCAGGTCACGGGCCGGGCGTCGTCATCTCCTCGAGCATCAGCTCCATGCGGGCGATCTCGGTGGCCTGATCGACCTGGATGTCGGAGGCGATCTTGAAGATGAAGTCGCCCTGGGCCGCGCCGTCGCTGGCGAAGAGGTCGTGCACCATGGTGACGGCGCCCTCGTGGTGTTCGATCATGTAGGTGAGGAAGAGCCGGTCGAAGTCCGCTCTGCGGGCTTCCTCCAGTTCGCGCAGCTGCTCGGGGGAGATCATCCCCGGCATGTTCATGGCGTGCTCCGGTCCGTGGACCATGAGGGTGCTGCCCTCGATATGGATCTCGGGCACCGGAAGGCCTCGGTCGCGCAGCCAGCGCTGCATGATGTCGATCTCGTCGCTCTGGGCGTTGATGATGCGCGCGCACAGGACCTGGACCGCCGGGCTGGCGCCGTTGTCGGGCGCGAAACCCGCCATCACCAGCGCCTGGGCGTGGTGCCCGATCATCCCGGTGATGAAGTGCACGTCGGCCTCGTGCGGGTTGAGCAGAAGGCTGTCGGCACGCGCCTGGTAGATGGCCTCGAGCCGGGCGACGCGGTCGGCGTCGGGGCGCGCGGCAGGCGCGGGCGCGCCCGGACCGGAGCCCGCGCAGGCCTGGGTGGCGGCGAGGAGAACGAAGAGCACGGTGCGGCAGGTATTCATGGCCTCCAACATACTAGGTTTGAGGGTGGTTCGCTTCAGCGGTCGGCGGCGTCGGGCCTGTGTGGTATCAACCAGTCGTCCGGTCCGCCCGGATCGTTTCAAGATCGAGTTTTGAACTGGCTCGCACCCCGCTTTGAAGCCTCCCTGTTTCGATTGTTTGGAGGTAAAAATCAGTCTATTTTACCCACATGTACCCTAGATTGCTGGCTGCCATACTTCGTTCCACCCGGAAGAGTGCCCTGATCCTCGGACCTCGGCAGGTAGGGAAGTCGACGCTCCTGTCTTCGCTTGGGCCCGACATCTCGGTGAATCTGGCCAGCCCGCGGGCGTTCCGCGACTACGTGAGCCATCCGGAGCGGCTGGAGCGGGAACTCCACGCTTGTTCGCCCGGAAACAGGACTGTGTTTATCGACGAAGTCCAGCGGGTGCCGGCGTTGCTCGATGTCGTCCAGGTGTTCGTCGACGAGCAGCCCGATCGCTTCCGGTTCCTGCTCTCGGGATCCAGCGCGCGCAAGCTTCGTCGTGGCCAGGCCAATCTTCTCCCCGGGCGGATTCACGTTCACCACATGCACCCCTTGCTCGCTTGCGAACTGGGGGCCGGCTTCGATGTGAATCGCGCCCTGGCCCACGGCACGCTCCCCGGAATCTACGCGGAACCGGACGAGCGCATCCGGAGCGCGGACCTCAGGAGCTATGCGGACGTCTATCTGCGGGAGGAGATCCAGGCCGAAGCCCTGGTTCGAAATCTCGGCGGCTTCTCGCGGCTCCTGGACCTGGTTGCGGCCTCGTCGGGCCGGATTCTCAACGTGCACGCGCTTTGCAAGGATGCTGGCCTGGGCTACGAGACCGCCCGTCGCTACGTCGAGGTTCTCGAAGATACGCTGGTCGCCTTCCGGGTTCCGGCATGGAGCGGATCGGACCGGTCCAGCCTGGTCCGCCACGGAAAGTTGTTCCTGTTCGACATCGGTGTCCGCAATGCACTGCTCAGGCGCCCTCTGGACGAGCCCCTGCCCGACGAGCGCGGATTCCTTCTGGAACATCTCGTCGCTTCCGAACTGCATCGGCGACTCGGCACGCTCTGGCCCGAGGCGGCGCTCTTCCACTACCGGACGCGGGGCGGCGCCGAGGTGGATTTCGTCCTGGAGGTGGGACGCGAGCTGTGGGGCATCGAGGTGAAGGCGGGCCGGGACGTGACCCGCCGAATGCTCCGCGGGCTTGCTTCGCTGGCAGCGCGGAGTTCGCGCGTCAAACGCCGGATCGTCGTCTTTCTGGGAGATCGTCCCCAGACGATCGCCGGAGTCGAGGTCCTGCCGCTGGCAGGTTTCCTGGGGCTGCTACCCGGCGAACTCGGCTAACGTCCGAACCTCCTCACCGCCCCACCCCCTTTCGCGGAATGCGGGCGTCCGCGATCGCGGCGTGATAGACGAAGGAAGCCATGATGACGGCGTTCTTCATCAGGTCGTCGATGGGGAGGGTGTCGTAGAAGTCGAGGTTGGTGTGGCCTCCCGTGCCGCCCACGCGCGCCTGCAGGAACTGGAATGCGGGCAGGCCGGCGCGGTCGAAGGGGACGTGGTCGGTGCTGCCTACGCCCTGGGTCGAGAGAGTCGTCATGCCCATGTCGCGCAGCGGCTCCATCCAGGCTTCGAAGATGGGGCGCACGTGCTCGTTCTCCTGCAGCCAGACCCCCCGGTACTGGCCCGGGCCGTAGTCCTGGTTGAAGTAGACCGAGAAGTTCTCGTACTCGCGGGTGGTGCCGGACGCCGGACTCCCGAAATGCTGGCGCACGTACTCGCTGGAGCCGAACAGCCCCTGCTCCTCGCCGGACCAGAGCGCCACCCGGATGGTGCGTCGCGGCCGCGCGCCGATGGCGTTCAGGATGCGCGCGGCCTCGAGCATCACCGCCACCCCGGAGGTGTTGTCGCTCGCGTTGGGACTCGCGTGCCAGGTGTCGAAGTGGGCTCCCAGCATGACCACCTCGTGCGCGAGGTCGGTGCCGGGGATCTCGCCCACCACGTTGCTTGCCTCCGTGACCTCGTCCCCGTGGCGGTTGCGCACCTCCGCCTCCATGGTCACCGGGATGCCGCGCCGCAGGATGCGGTACATGCGGTTGTAGTGCTCCGGGGTGACCGCCACGACCGGCACGGAGGACAGGGTTTCTTCGAGCGACCAGCGGTCCACGCGGGCGCCGGGGCGGGCGAAGCCGCGCACCGCCCCGGGCCAGCCGCTGTTGGACTCGAGCACCAGCGCGACCCCCTCCTCCACGTAGAAGGCGAGCCGCTCGGCCGCGGTCAGGATGTCGAGGTTGGCCGGGGCATCGGGGTAGAGGCCGGAGAAGTAGTCGTCCGGGGCCGGTGCAGGCGGGATCACGGCCTCGGCGAGCGCGCGCATCTCCTCGTCGGTGCGGCGCGGGGTGCCGGTCGCGAAGCGGGTCAGGTCGATGGCGGGGGGCGGGGTGGAGAGCACGGCGCGTCCGCGCAGCGTCCCCCGAAGCGGGGCCAGGCCGGTCCAGGTGCGCACGTCGGCGATGACGACGTCCAGCTCGAGCCTGCCGTCCGTGCCCGGCGTGTGGGCGATGGGGTAGGCCACCAGGGGCTGGTAGGCGGGCGCGGTCATGTGGACCGACACGTACTCGTTGTCCCAGCTGACCCCGTAGGGCATGAAGGGCTCGCGGGCGACGTTGACGAGGCCGATGCGCTCCATCTCGCCGACTACCCAGCGCTGCGCCCGGTCCATGGCGTCCGAGTTGGTCAGGCGGCCGCCGAGCACGTCGGTCATGTAGGAGAGGGTGCCCGGCAGTTGCGAGCGCTTGAGGCCTTCCTCGCGGATGCGCGCGATCGTCGCCCGGTCGACCGGGAAGGCGGCGGCGGGGTCGGCGGGTGGGGCATTCTGGGTTGCCGCGGGCGCCGGGATGGCCAGCAGCGCCAGCAGCAACGCAGACTTCGGGATCCGAGTCAGCGCCGGGCCGATTTTCGCCGAAGTCGGCTTGCGACCGGCCTGACCCATCGTACGCAGGCTCACGCTCACATCCCCGCGGGGCGCACGCTGTAGTTGTCGTTGCGCCACATGCGCATGCTTCCGTCGGGCATCTCCTCGAAGATGAACTCCTCGCCCAGGTCACCGTTGTCGCGCACGCGCCGGAAGGTGCCGTCCTCGACGTGACGAAGCCGGGTGAGGGAGCTGAGCGGGTTGTTGGTGGGGAGCGACAGCACCTGCACGGAGCCGTCCCACATCAGGACCGCGCTCTCGCCGCCGAGGGGCCGCTGATAGGTGCCGGTGAAGCGCTGCAGATCTTCCTGCACCGCGTCGACAGCCGGGCCATCCTCGGCCGACCGCTTTTCCGCGCGTTGGAGGGCGGGCGCGACGATGTCGAACGCGGTCTGCGCGAACTGGCGGGAGTTCACGCCCTGACCGTTGGTCATGAAGGCCGTGGCCACCTTGTCCTGCGGCCGCAGCAGCAGGTGGCTGCGGTATCCGGGGCACGATCCGCCATGGCCCACGAAGGTGTCGTCGTCGGACTTCCACACCGAGAAGCCCAGCCCGTAGGTGGTGTTGCCGTCGGGCTCGGACCAGTGCACGCGGTGCATCTCGCGCAGCGTGTTGCGGTCGAGCAGGGCATCACCCCCCTCGAGCACCCGGAACTGCCACGAAGCGAAGCGGCCGAGATCCTCCACCGTCGAAATGAAGCCCGCCGCGGCGCTGATGCCGCGCACCCAGTAGTCGGGAATCACATGGCGCTTGCCGTCGCGGCCGCGCGCCGTGTAGCCGGTCGCCAGGCGGTTGCCGCGGAAGCGGTCTTCCAGGTCGGTGAAGGTGCTCGTCATCCCCAGCGGATCCAGGATGTGCGCGCGCACGTAGTCGTCGTAGCTCTGTCCCGACGCCTCCGCCACGATCTCGCCCGCCAGGGTCAGGGCCAGATTCGAGTACTGGAAGTACGTCCGAGGAGGGTAGAGCATCGTCTGCGTGGGCAGCGTCTCGACGATCTTCTCGTGGGTCGGGAAGGGGTAGTCGGGGCCGGTCCAGTAGGGCACCCCGGCCTCGCGCGGCAGGCCTGAGCTGTGCGTGAGCAGGCCCTCGATGTCGACCGGGCCCGCCTTCGGGTACTTGTCCTGGATGTTGAACCAGTCAAGGTGGTTCGCCACGGGATCGTTCAGCGCCAGCTTGCCCTGGTCGCGCAGCTGCATCACGCCGACGGCCGTGAAGAGCTTGGAGATGGAGCAGATCGAATACATGGTCGATGGAGTCGCCGGTTCCCCGCTTTCGATGTGCGCGAATCCGTATCCCTTCGCCCACACCAGCTCCTGGTCGTGGACCACGGAGAGCGAAGCTCCGGGGATGCCCCCGTAGGCCTGCGCGGCGTCCATCCAGATGTCCAGGAGATGGAGGGCCGACGCGACCTCGGCGTCGTCGGCGAGCGACTGCTGGGCTTCGGCTGGAGGCGCCGAAAGCAGAAGCGCCAGGGTGGCCACGCCGGCGTGTTGGCGGATTCGGTGGTGTCTCATCGGGGCATCCTCCTCGAGATACTGCGGAGCGGGCTTCAAGGCCTGGGAGCGTTCGGAGAGGCGCGATGGCATGTCCGCGTCCCTGGCAGGATACAGTGTAGTGCGTGCCGTCCTACGCGGACAACGGTGGATTCCCGTGCGGACACGGGCTCCGGAGGCCCGACCTCGACGTCCGCGGCGTCCGGGCCGATTCACGCGCGCCGGACAGGCTCCCGTTGCGGCCGGACGGGGCGTAGAATGTCAGTTCGAGCGAGATCTGTTCCGGAGGAGAAGACGACAATGAACTCGATTGACTGGCGGCGTGCGGTGTTCACCTGGGCGGCTGTGGCTGCCTTGCTGGTCCCGGTCTGGCCCGCGGATGCCGCGGCGCAGACGGATGCGGCGAGGATCGAGGCCGCGGTCGCCAGCCTTGAGTGGCGAAACATCGGTCCGACCATCATGGGCGGGCGGGTCTCGGACCTGGCCGTGGTGGAGTCCGACCCCGCCACCTTCTACGTGGGCACCGCGACCGGCGGGGTGTGGAAGACGGTCAACCACGGCACCACCTTCGAGTCGGTGTTCGAAGACCAGCCGACCCAGTCGGTCGGCGACGTGACGGTCGCGCCCTCCAACCCCAACGTGGTGTGGGTGGGGAGCGGCGAGCCACAGAACCGCCAGAGCTCGCCGTGGGGGAACGGCGTCTACAGGTCCACCGATGCCGGGCGTTCCTGGCGGCACATGGGGCTCGAGGAGACCCACCACATCTCCCGCATCCGCGTCCACCCGCGCGACCCGAACATCGTGTACGTGGCGGCGGTCGGGCGGCTGTGGGGCGCCAACCCGGAGCGGGGCATCTACAAGACCACCGATGGCGGGGAGAGTTGGGAGCTGGTGCTCTTCGTGGACGAGGACACGGGCGCCATCGACCTGGCGATGGACCCGACCGACCCCGAGACCCTGTTCGCCGCGATGTATCAGCGCCGGCGCACCGGGTGGGGCTTCAACGGGGGCGGACCCGGGAGCGGCATCCATCGCACCACCGACGGCGGGGCTACCTGGGTGGAGCTCACAGAGGGGCTGCCTGATGGCGACATGGGACGCATCGGGCTGGACATCTTCCGGGGTGACGGCAACCTGGTGTTCGCCATCGTGGAAGCCGACAAGCGCACGCCCGGGCAGGGATTCGGCGGGGGTGGAGGCGGCTCGTCGCAGAACGGCGTGTACCGCTCCACCGACCGGGGCGAGACGTGGGAACAGATCAGCACGACCAACAACCGTCCCATGTATTACAGCCAGATCTGGGTGGATCCCACCGACCCGGAGCGCATCTACACCGCCGGGTCGAGCCTCTTCAAGTCGCTCGACGGGGGCAACAACTTCACCCCCGACGCCGCGTCCGAAGTCCACCCCGACCACCACGCCATGTGGATCAATCCTGCGAACTCCGACCACATCATTCTGGGCGGCGACGGCGGCGTGTCGATCAGCTGGGACCGTTCCGACACCTGGCGCCAGCTGACCAATCTGTCCCTGGCCCAGTTCTACGAGATCGGCGTGGACATGCGCGATCCCTACCATGTGTGCGGCGGACTCCAGGACAACGGCTCCTGGTGCGGTCCGAGCGACACCTGGTCCAACCAGGGCATTCGCACCCGCGACTGGTACAACGTCGGGGGCGGCGACGGCTTCTATACGGTCATGCACCCGACCAACCCGCGCGTGATGTTCTCCGAGTCGCAGGGCGGCAACCTCATGCGCGTCGACCTGGTGACCATGGAGCGCACCCGCATGCGGCCGGTGGGTCGGCCATCGGGAGATGACGAGGACCGGGAGCTGCGCTGGAACTGGGACACCCCGGTGCTCCTCTCCCAGCACGACGAGAACACCGTCTACGTGGGGAGCAACGTGCTCTTCCGCTCGCGCGATCTGGGGATGACCTGGGAGGAGATCAGCCCCGACCTCACCCACGCCATGGACCGCACGGAACTGGAGATCATGGGCGTCCTCGGCTCGGAGCCGCAGATGTCGGCCAACGATGGACAGGCCTCCTACGGCAATCTGGAGACGATCTCGGAGTCGCCGTTCGACGCCGAGTTGCTCTACGTGGGCAGCGACGACGGCAGGGTGCACGCAACGCGCGACGGAGGCGGCTCCTGGGCGGACGTGACCGGCAACATCCCCGGGCTGCCCGAGCGCACCTACGTGAGCCGGGTGGTGGCGTCGGCGCACGATCAGGGCACCGTCTACGCCACCTTCGACGGCCACCGCAACAACGACTTCGCGGCCCACGTCTACGTGAGCACCGATTACGGGGAGAGCTGGCGGCGCATCGTCGACGGGCTGCCGGCGACCTCCGTCAATGTCATTGCCGAACACCATCGCACGGCCGGCCTGCTCTTCGTGGGCCACGAGCTCGGAGTGTCCTTCTCGGTCGACGGCGGGGAACAGTGGGTGGCCCTCGACAACGGGCTGCCCGCGGTTCCGGTCGACGACATCAAGATCCACTCGCGCGAGAACGATCTCGTGCTGGGTACGCACGGGCGCGGCATCTACATCATGGAGGACATCGCGCCGCTGGAGGGTCTTACTGCCGAGGTGTTGGCGGCGAACGTCCACCTCTTCCCGGTGCGGCGCGCCACCTCGTACAACCCCTACACGCCACAGGGCTGGACGCCGGGGGTGTACGTGTCGCCCAACCCGGCGGCCGGGGCGTTGATTCGGTACTACCTCGGTGAGGACATTGCGGCGGCAGCGCAGGTTGCCGCGTCCTCGGGGGAAAACGGCGATGGCGCGGACGATGGCTCCTCTGGCGCCCCCGGCGAGCCGAAGATCACCATCCTCGACGAAGGCGGCGAGGTGGTGCGCGAGCTCACCGGGCCGGGTGCCGCGGGCATCCGGCAGGTGCGGTGGGATCTGCGAATCGAGCCTCCCTACACGCCATCGGGTCCGCCCCAGCAGTTCGGCGGAGGCTTCGGGGGTGGACAGGCGCGCGGTCCGCGGGTGCTCCCCGGCACCTACACGGTGCGGCTGGAGGCCGCCGGCGTGACACAGGAAAAGCAGGTGGCGGTGCGCCTGGATCCGCGGGTCGAGATGAGCCGAGCCGACCTTGAGGCGCGACAGGCCGCGCTGCTGAGCGCCTATGACCTCGCGGGTCCCGTTTACGAGGCCGGGCAGGCCGTCCAGCGCGTCACCACTCAGCTCATGGAGGTCAGCGCGCTCCTGCGGGAGCAGCAAGAGGCGCCGGAAGACCTGAGCGATGAAGTGAGCGCCCTGCTCGAAGAGGCGCGTGAACTCGGCCGCGACATCAACCAGGCGGCCGCGGGAGCGCGGGGCGCGGGCGCCATCGAGTCGTCCAGCACGCGACCCACCGCCGACCAGCTCTGGCAACTCGACCAGGCCTGGGAGAAGGTGCCGCCGCTCATCGAACGCCTGAACGAGATCGTGACGGACGAGATGCCGGCGCTCTACCGCCGGCTTGACGAGCAGGGGATCCGCCCCGACCCGGGCGAGGCGGTGACGATGCCGGTGCGGCGGCGCGGGGGGTAAGGCCAGACGCGCTCCGCCCGCAAACCCTGACGTTACGTCAGCCTTCGCGCGATCCACACCGTGCGGAAGACGGCGGTGGCAACTGTTCCCACCGCGGTCACTACCAATGCGCCCAGCAGGACCGTGCCCGGGTCGCGCCCCAGGAGCGCGGAGCCGGTGCCGTCGAGGATCGCGCCGAAGCCGATCAGCAGGAGCCGCTCGGCGCGCTGCATGACGCCCGCCGTGCACAGCACGCCCTGGCTCTCGCCGCGGGCGCGCGTATAGCTGACCAGTAGCGAGCCGCCCAGCGCCGCGGCCACCACCGCGAGCGCCCCACCCGAGGCGCGAAAAGCCACCGCCAGCCCCACGAACGCGGCCACCTCGGCGAACCGGTCGATGGTCGAGTCCAGGAACGCCCCCCGCGGCCCCGCAAGGCCTCGCGCCCGCGCAACCCGGCCGTCCAGGGCATCCGCGACGCCGCTGAGCAGGACCGCCCAGCCTCCCATCGCGAACCGCCCCGAAGCGAAGAACCACCCCGCCACCGCGCCGAAGGCGAACCCCAGCAGGTTGTAGAAGAGGGGCGAAAGCCCGAGAAGCAGCGACGCCCGCTCCACCGGCCGCACGAACCAGAAGAACCAGCGGCGCACGAAGGATCCCAGCACGAACTTGCCCCGGGCCGAGGACTCGAGCGCGTCGGCCGCGCGGTTGGCGCCGCTCAACGCGAAGACCGGCATGGTGGCGAGCGCAATCCCCACGACCACGACCAGAGCTGTCAGCTCGGACCTCACGATGCCCCGGCTCCGTTGGATGCCCGCGAGCTCCCCCTCCCGCCGGTTCGGGTCTCGGGCGCCGGGCGCCCCCGCCCGCCCCCGGACTTCCGGTCCACTCTCGATTGCACCCGCCCGGCCCGCAGCACCCGCAACGCCTTGGGAAGCAGCAGTGGAAACGGAAAGCGCCGCTCCAGGGGCGTGATCTCGAGCGTCATCCCGGTGCGCCGCTCCACCTTGCGCACGATGTAGGGGAACCAGCTGTCGAAGGTCAGCATGTGCTTGACCCAGCGGGTGGTGGCTCGCGCCTTGCTGATGCCGAAATACGCGTTCAACCTGAGTTGGGCCACGGACGACGCGGGACGAGCGGCGCGGTACCTGCCGTTCGATCGCTCGAGTATCCCGGACGCCACCTCGGCCTCCAGGATGGGCGCGTAGATGCCACGCAGCGTTTCCCGCTGAGCCTCGTACACGGCGCTCACCCGGCCTCCGCGTTCCGGACGGATCTCTCCGGCGTACGAAATCTCGAGCATGCGCCGGCAGAAGTCGTCCACGGAAAACGAGCCCTCCAGGAACGGCAGGGTCCAGTCGAGCACCATCCGCCTCGCCCCGGCGATCAGCTCCTCGACCCACGCGGCCGCCTCCGGGTCGCGGGCATGCACCACCGAGATGTGATGCGCCATGCGGCCCAGGCAGAAATGGTCGAGGCGGCGCGGCCCGAGTTCCCGCTGGAAGTCGGCTCGCGAAAGCACGAGGCACTTGGCCAGCGGACCGTCCGGCGGAGCAGGCCAGAAGGCAATGACGGTCGGAGGCAGCACCCGGCTCACCGTGGCCAGCAGGCCCGCGCTGCGCGCCGTGTAGCCGCCGTCGGAGAGCGCGCGATAGAACGCCCCGTAGTCGTCAACGACGACGATCAGGTCGTAGGCGCTGTGCCGGTCCGGGCTTGCCGACACGAGCCGCGAGCCGTACGCGAGCACGGCCACCAGGCCGTCGCCGCCGGTCTTGCGCAGCCTTGAAACCAGATGCGCGATGGGCCCGTCCATCCCCTTCATGCGGGCTCCGCCGCCGGAGTGACGCCACGCATTTCACCGAGCATGCCGGTCATGACGCTTCGCATCTCTCTGATGAACCCATCCAGATCCTCATCCGCCGCCGGCGACTCGAAGGGTCCCCGGCACTCGACTCGGGTCCGCATCAGCGGTAGGTTTCCGAAGAAGTCCTTGAGCCGTGTCCACTTCCACAATCCGTCCGCCACCACCACGTACACGCTCCAGCGGCGTGCCGCCAGAATGGTCGCCAGCCCCAGCGTCTTGAAAGGGCCGATGCGACCCGTCCTGCTCCGGGTTCCCTCCGGGTAGATGACGAGGGGGTGCGTGGAAGCGGCCGCTTCCCTGCGGAGCTGCTTCAACTCGCCGCGCAGGGTTGCTCTCGCATCGACGAGGGGGTATCGGTACAGCCTTGTCATGTGGGATATTAGGGGAACGCCGCGTGCGTATCGCCGGCGCGTCACGATGCGGGGGTAGACGCCGTGCATCGACGCGACGACGAGCGGGATGTCCAGCAGCGACTGGTGGTTCATGAGCACCAGCACGCCGGCAGTTGCCGGGACGTCAGGCAACTGGCCGAAACGGACCCCGCCCATATGACGAAGAAAAAAAATGACCACATGAGCCGTGAAGCGCTGCCACTCGGTGAGCAGAGCGTCACGATTCCCCGGCAGCAATCGCGCCATGGGTGCGATCAGGAGGCGCTGAATCAGATCGCAAGCCAATAGAGCCGCGCCCAGCGCGGTCAGCGTAGAGGCGCCACGGAGGTCCAATGACGTGTCCTGTATGGCGGGTGTGGTCCGATCGGAAGAACATCGGGCAAACATATGAGTGACAACGGAAACGCTAGCAGGAAATCCGCTTCGGCGTCAACGCGACGGGCGGTCCGCGACGGGACCGGGGATTCCTTCGCCGCCGCGACGGACGGAAGGACGGCCGTGGCCCAGCGCCGAGCCGAGCCTGGGGATGAGCGCCCGCCGCTTCGCGGGCTGAGCGACTACGACTACACCAACTTCTACTTCGCGGCGGGCACGGATCCGTTCAGCATCCTGCAGCCGTTCGGCGAATGGTGGAAGGACGCCGAGTTCGACGGAGGCTACTACCTCTACGGGCTGCCGATGGGCTCGGCGCCCGCGACGCGGGTCGAGATCGGCGATCCCAAGACGAGCGAGACGCGCGAGGGACTGATCAACTTCGCGTCCTACAACTACCTGGGCCTTTCCTATCGTCCCGAAGTGATCGAGGCGGTCTGCGACGCGGTTCGCAAGTACGGCGCCGGAGCCTCGGGGTCGCCGGTGCTTTCGGGCACCATGGACCTGTACAAGCGGCTGGCGACGGAGATGGCGGACTTCAAGGGCAAGGAAGGCGCCCTCATCTTCCCGACGGGATACAGCGCCAACGTGGGGCTCATCTCGGGGCTGATGCGTCCCGGCGACCTGATCGTGGCCGACAAGCTGGCCCACGCCAGCATCGTCGACGGCATGATCCTCTCCAAGGCGACCTCACGTTTCTTCAAGCACAACAACCCGGAGGATCTCGACCGCAAGCTCCGCGGATTCAGCGGCAAGAAGCTGGTGGTCGTCGAGGGCGTCTACTCGATGGACGGTGACGTGGCC
This region of Gammaproteobacteria bacterium genomic DNA includes:
- a CDS encoding glycosyl hydrolase, yielding MNSIDWRRAVFTWAAVAALLVPVWPADAAAQTDAARIEAAVASLEWRNIGPTIMGGRVSDLAVVESDPATFYVGTATGGVWKTVNHGTTFESVFEDQPTQSVGDVTVAPSNPNVVWVGSGEPQNRQSSPWGNGVYRSTDAGRSWRHMGLEETHHISRIRVHPRDPNIVYVAAVGRLWGANPERGIYKTTDGGESWELVLFVDEDTGAIDLAMDPTDPETLFAAMYQRRRTGWGFNGGGPGSGIHRTTDGGATWVELTEGLPDGDMGRIGLDIFRGDGNLVFAIVEADKRTPGQGFGGGGGGSSQNGVYRSTDRGETWEQISTTNNRPMYYSQIWVDPTDPERIYTAGSSLFKSLDGGNNFTPDAASEVHPDHHAMWINPANSDHIILGGDGGVSISWDRSDTWRQLTNLSLAQFYEIGVDMRDPYHVCGGLQDNGSWCGPSDTWSNQGIRTRDWYNVGGGDGFYTVMHPTNPRVMFSESQGGNLMRVDLVTMERTRMRPVGRPSGDDEDRELRWNWDTPVLLSQHDENTVYVGSNVLFRSRDLGMTWEEISPDLTHAMDRTELEIMGVLGSEPQMSANDGQASYGNLETISESPFDAELLYVGSDDGRVHATRDGGGSWADVTGNIPGLPERTYVSRVVASAHDQGTVYATFDGHRNNDFAAHVYVSTDYGESWRRIVDGLPATSVNVIAEHHRTAGLLFVGHELGVSFSVDGGEQWVALDNGLPAVPVDDIKIHSRENDLVLGTHGRGIYIMEDIAPLEGLTAEVLAANVHLFPVRRATSYNPYTPQGWTPGVYVSPNPAAGALIRYYLGEDIAAAAQVAASSGENGDGADDGSSGAPGEPKITILDEGGEVVRELTGPGAAGIRQVRWDLRIEPPYTPSGPPQQFGGGFGGGQARGPRVLPGTYTVRLEAAGVTQEKQVAVRLDPRVEMSRADLEARQAALLSAYDLAGPVYEAGQAVQRVTTQLMEVSALLREQQEAPEDLSDEVSALLEEARELGRDINQAAAGARGAGAIESSSTRPTADQLWQLDQAWEKVPPLIERLNEIVTDEMPALYRRLDEQGIRPDPGEAVTMPVRRRGG
- a CDS encoding CDP-alcohol phosphatidyltransferase family protein, with protein sequence MRSELTALVVVVGIALATMPVFALSGANRAADALESSARGKFVLGSFVRRWFFWFVRPVERASLLLGLSPLFYNLLGFAFGAVAGWFFASGRFAMGGWAVLLSGVADALDGRVARARGLAGPRGAFLDSTIDRFAEVAAFVGLAVAFRASGGALAVVAAALGGSLLVSYTRARGESQGVLCTAGVMQRAERLLLIGFGAILDGTGSALLGRDPGTVLLGALVVTAVGTVATAVFRTVWIARRLT
- a CDS encoding M20/M25/M40 family metallo-hydrolase, encoding MSLRTMGQAGRKPTSAKIGPALTRIPKSALLLALLAIPAPAATQNAPPADPAAAFPVDRATIARIREEGLKRSQLPGTLSYMTDVLGGRLTNSDAMDRAQRWVVGEMERIGLVNVAREPFMPYGVSWDNEYVSVHMTAPAYQPLVAYPIAHTPGTDGRLELDVVIADVRTWTGLAPLRGTLRGRAVLSTPPPAIDLTRFATGTPRRTDEEMRALAEAVIPPAPAPDDYFSGLYPDAPANLDILTAAERLAFYVEEGVALVLESNSGWPGAVRGFARPGARVDRWSLEETLSSVPVVAVTPEHYNRMYRILRRGIPVTMEAEVRNRHGDEVTEASNVVGEIPGTDLAHEVVMLGAHFDTWHASPNASDNTSGVAVMLEAARILNAIGARPRRTIRVALWSGEEQGLFGSSEYVRQHFGSPASGTTREYENFSVYFNQDYGPGQYRGVWLQENEHVRPIFEAWMEPLRDMGMTTLSTQGVGSTDHVPFDRAGLPAFQFLQARVGGTGGHTNLDFYDTLPIDDLMKNAVIMASFVYHAAIADARIPRKGVGR
- a CDS encoding DUF305 domain-containing protein; this translates as MNTCRTVLFVLLAATQACAGSGPGAPAPAARPDADRVARLEAIYQARADSLLLNPHEADVHFITGMIGHHAQALVMAGFAPDNGASPAVQVLCARIINAQSDEIDIMQRWLRDRGLPVPEIHIEGSTLMVHGPEHAMNMPGMISPEQLRELEEARRADFDRLFLTYMIEHHEGAVTMVHDLFASDGAAQGDFIFKIASDIQVDQATEIARMELMLEEMTTPGP
- a CDS encoding ATP-binding protein; the encoded protein is MYPRLLAAILRSTRKSALILGPRQVGKSTLLSSLGPDISVNLASPRAFRDYVSHPERLERELHACSPGNRTVFIDEVQRVPALLDVVQVFVDEQPDRFRFLLSGSSARKLRRGQANLLPGRIHVHHMHPLLACELGAGFDVNRALAHGTLPGIYAEPDERIRSADLRSYADVYLREEIQAEALVRNLGGFSRLLDLVAASSGRILNVHALCKDAGLGYETARRYVEVLEDTLVAFRVPAWSGSDRSSLVRHGKLFLFDIGVRNALLRRPLDEPLPDERGFLLEHLVASELHRRLGTLWPEAALFHYRTRGGAEVDFVLEVGRELWGIEVKAGRDVTRRMLRGLASLAARSSRVKRRIVVFLGDRPQTIAGVEVLPLAGFLGLLPGELG
- a CDS encoding lysophospholipid acyltransferase family protein, encoding MARLLPGNRDALLTEWQRFTAHVVIFFLRHMGGVRFGQLPDVPATAGVLVLMNHQSLLDIPLVVASMHGVYPRIVTRRRYARGVPLISHMTRLYRYPLVDARATLRGELKQLRREAAASTHPLVIYPEGTRSRTGRIGPFKTLGLATILAARRWSVYVVVADGLWKWTRLKDFFGNLPLMRTRVECRGPFESPAADEDLDGFIREMRSVMTGMLGEMRGVTPAAEPA
- a CDS encoding serine hydrolase, with protein sequence MRHHRIRQHAGVATLALLLSAPPAEAQQSLADDAEVASALHLLDIWMDAAQAYGGIPGASLSVVHDQELVWAKGYGFAHIESGEPATPSTMYSICSISKLFTAVGVMQLRDQGKLALNDPVANHLDWFNIQDKYPKAGPVDIEGLLTHSSGLPREAGVPYWTGPDYPFPTHEKIVETLPTQTMLYPPRTYFQYSNLALTLAGEIVAEASGQSYDDYVRAHILDPLGMTSTFTDLEDRFRGNRLATGYTARGRDGKRHVIPDYWVRGISAAAGFISTVEDLGRFASWQFRVLEGGDALLDRNTLREMHRVHWSEPDGNTTYGLGFSVWKSDDDTFVGHGGSCPGYRSHLLLRPQDKVATAFMTNGQGVNSRQFAQTAFDIVAPALQRAEKRSAEDGPAVDAVQEDLQRFTGTYQRPLGGESAVLMWDGSVQVLSLPTNNPLSSLTRLRHVEDGTFRRVRDNGDLGEEFIFEEMPDGSMRMWRNDNYSVRPAGM